One window of the Pelomicrobium methylotrophicum genome contains the following:
- a CDS encoding DUF502 domain-containing protein, protein MRSPDSHPLANASRHIVAGILVLAPLWVTWLVFDFLLGVLSQAGRPWVQGFAAFIGRYSPVVAEQLFAPWFESVVAALFTLGALYALGWAAGKVVGKRILAWVESLMDRIPLVKAVYSSTKKLLQVIQQKPGGAERVVLIDFPHPPMKVMGLVTRTLKDAATGQDLAVVYVPTAPNPTSGYVEIVPLDRVTPTDWTVEDAIRFTVTGGTSAPECIPYSGRARSQPAAGDRQDRGSVKQDPPGLW, encoded by the coding sequence TCCCCTAGCCAACGCCAGCCGTCACATCGTCGCCGGAATCCTGGTGCTCGCGCCGCTGTGGGTCACCTGGCTGGTGTTCGACTTCCTGCTCGGTGTTCTCTCCCAGGCCGGACGCCCTTGGGTGCAGGGCTTTGCTGCGTTCATCGGCCGGTACTCGCCGGTGGTGGCAGAGCAGCTGTTCGCCCCGTGGTTCGAATCGGTCGTCGCGGCCTTGTTCACCCTGGGAGCGTTGTACGCGCTGGGGTGGGCCGCCGGCAAGGTGGTCGGAAAGCGCATCCTCGCCTGGGTCGAATCGCTCATGGATCGCATCCCCCTCGTGAAAGCGGTCTACAGCTCCACCAAAAAGCTCTTGCAAGTGATCCAGCAGAAACCAGGGGGTGCGGAACGGGTGGTCCTGATCGACTTTCCTCACCCGCCCATGAAAGTGATGGGGCTGGTAACGCGCACCCTCAAAGATGCCGCCACGGGCCAGGATTTGGCAGTTGTATACGTTCCCACTGCTCCGAATCCCACTTCGGGTTATGTGGAGATCGTCCCCCTGGACCGGGTCACGCCCACGGACTGGACGGTAGAGGACGCCATTCGCTTCACTGTCACCGGCGGCACCAGCGCACCGGAGTGCATCCCCTACTCCGGGCGGGCGCGGTCGCAGCCCGCAGCCGGTGACCGGCAGGACCGTGGGAGCGTGAAACAGGACCCGCCGGGATTGTGGTAA
- a CDS encoding class I SAM-dependent methyltransferase translates to MLRLDRLRLQPDERFAFFQGFLKNPARVGSVIPSSRFLERRVVELAEVDRAQSVVELGPGTGGTTRALLRAMAPEARLLGIELDADFVRILSPMRDPRLVIHHGDARDLERHLRMHRFPAPEVVVSGIPFSTMPRRLGREIVQAVFNVLAPGGRFVAYQVRDRVGELGREFFGRPQVQVELLNVPPMRVYRWVKPSVPLMQQAS, encoded by the coding sequence GTGCTGAGACTCGATCGTTTACGCCTACAGCCCGACGAGCGGTTTGCTTTTTTCCAGGGCTTTCTCAAGAACCCCGCCCGCGTCGGTTCCGTGATCCCCAGCTCCCGGTTCCTCGAACGCCGGGTGGTAGAATTGGCAGAAGTCGACCGGGCCCAATCGGTCGTGGAGCTGGGTCCAGGCACGGGAGGCACCACCCGGGCGTTGCTGCGTGCCATGGCTCCAGAGGCGCGGCTGCTCGGCATCGAACTCGACGCCGATTTCGTGCGGATTCTGTCGCCCATGCGTGACCCGCGACTCGTCATCCACCATGGTGACGCCCGCGATCTGGAGCGCCATCTCCGCATGCACCGGTTCCCGGCGCCGGAGGTGGTGGTCTCCGGCATTCCGTTCTCCACGATGCCTCGGCGTCTCGGGCGCGAAATCGTCCAAGCGGTGTTCAACGTCCTCGCGCCGGGCGGTCGGTTCGTGGCCTACCAAGTCCGGGACCGGGTGGGCGAGCTGGGGCGCGAATTCTTCGGCCGCCCGCAAGTGCAGGTGGAACTGCTCAACGTGCCGCCCATGCGGGTGTACCGGTGGGTCAAACCGTCGGTCCCCCTCATGCAACAGGCGAGCTGA
- a CDS encoding host attachment protein: protein MGNTWILVANASKAHLFLNTGPRKGLRKLKEFDHAASREKASRLVTDRPGYNKSHGNGHGAYVPQTDPKQHEAQHFAMELARVLDHGRATNEYQRLILVAPPAFMGLLKGHLDAHVLNLVTDSFEKDYTKVPERELSGHLEQCIYL, encoded by the coding sequence ATGGGCAATACGTGGATCCTCGTGGCAAATGCCAGCAAAGCGCATCTCTTTCTCAACACCGGCCCGAGAAAAGGGCTGAGAAAACTCAAGGAATTCGACCATGCAGCGAGCCGCGAGAAAGCCTCCCGGCTCGTCACCGATCGGCCCGGATACAACAAGAGCCACGGCAACGGGCACGGCGCTTATGTGCCCCAGACCGATCCCAAACAGCACGAAGCCCAACATTTCGCCATGGAGCTCGCGCGCGTCCTCGACCATGGCCGCGCCACCAACGAGTACCAGCGGCTGATCCTCGTGGCGCCGCCAGCCTTTATGGGGCTGCTCAAAGGACACCTGGACGCCCATGTCCTGAACCTGGTGACCGACAGCTTCGAGAAGGACTACACCAAAGTGCCAGAGCGGGAGCTCTCGGGACATCTGGAGCAGTGCATCTATCTGTAG
- the thpR gene encoding RNA 2',3'-cyclic phosphodiesterase yields the protein MSEPSRVGPWDRVFFALWPDGALRRRLARLVDRVTDACGGRGIRVDRLHLTLVFVGEVERERVDFLRALAASVVAPRIELTLDVLGYWRHNLIAWVGPSVVPEGLILLVRALEERLSAEGYSFDRRPYVPHVTLARNARCREAQVLEEAIAWTAEEFVLARSVRGEEGASYEVVDRWPLGG from the coding sequence ATGAGCGAGCCATCGCGGGTCGGTCCCTGGGATCGGGTGTTCTTTGCCCTGTGGCCCGACGGGGCGCTGCGGCGCCGCCTCGCCCGGCTCGTGGATCGGGTCACGGACGCATGCGGTGGTCGCGGTATCCGGGTTGACCGCCTGCACCTGACGCTGGTGTTCGTCGGCGAAGTGGAACGGGAGCGGGTGGATTTCCTGCGGGCCCTCGCCGCGTCCGTGGTCGCCCCGCGCATCGAGCTCACCCTCGACGTGCTGGGGTACTGGCGGCACAACCTGATCGCCTGGGTGGGCCCGAGCGTTGTGCCCGAAGGGCTCATCCTGTTGGTCCGGGCCCTCGAGGAGCGGCTCAGTGCCGAGGGCTATTCCTTCGACCGGCGGCCGTACGTGCCCCACGTGACGCTCGCGCGCAACGCCCGCTGCCGAGAGGCGCAGGTCTTAGAAGAGGCGATTGCCTGGACCGCCGAAGAGTTCGTCCTGGCACGCTCGGTACGAGGTGAGGAGGGGGCGAGCTACGAGGTGGTGGACCGCTGGCCCCTCGGTGGCTGA
- the ispF gene encoding 2-C-methyl-D-erythritol 2,4-cyclodiphosphate synthase, with product MRVGHGFDVHPLVAGRPLVIGGVTIPFERGLDGHSDADVLLHAVADALLGAAGLGDLGRLYPDSDPAFKGADSRQLLRDVARRLAAAGFRVVNVDATIIAQAPRMAPHMPQMVANIAHDLGIPGDWVNVKAKTTERLGFTGRGEGIAAEAVALIAPQA from the coding sequence ATGAGGGTCGGACACGGCTTCGATGTTCATCCGTTGGTGGCAGGGCGACCGCTCGTCATCGGGGGCGTGACGATCCCTTTTGAGAGGGGGTTGGACGGCCATTCCGACGCGGATGTGCTGTTGCACGCCGTGGCTGATGCGCTTCTCGGCGCCGCTGGCTTGGGCGACCTCGGGCGTCTCTATCCCGACAGCGACCCGGCCTTCAAGGGCGCCGACAGCCGGCAACTCCTGCGCGACGTGGCGCGGCGGCTTGCCGCAGCGGGCTTCCGAGTGGTCAACGTGGACGCCACGATCATCGCCCAGGCGCCCAGAATGGCGCCCCACATGCCCCAGATGGTGGCGAACATCGCCCACGATCTGGGGATCCCGGGCGACTGGGTCAACGTGAAAGCCAAGACCACCGAGCGGCTCGGCTTCACCGGTCGTGGGGAGGGCATCGCCGCCGAGGCGGTGGCGTTGATCGCGCCGCAGGCATGA
- the ispD gene encoding 2-C-methyl-D-erythritol 4-phosphate cytidylyltransferase: MPKYVALVPAAGAGLRMGQAVPKQYLPLAGRPMIHHALRALGNCRFIAAIHVLLAPGDTAWDAFDWSALGGRVHPLRCGGATRAETVANGLQAIRGDMDEADWVLVHDAARPCLQRAWVERLVRELAEEEVGGLLAIPVADTLKRADRNGRVLATEPREGLWQAQTPQMFRYGVLAKALAASAASEVTDESRAVEMLGLKPRLVVGDAANLKVTFPQDLPLAERILSQAEEP, encoded by the coding sequence ATGCCGAAATACGTGGCTCTCGTCCCTGCAGCCGGAGCGGGCCTCCGCATGGGGCAGGCGGTACCCAAGCAATACCTGCCGCTCGCCGGACGGCCGATGATTCACCATGCGCTTCGCGCCTTGGGCAATTGTCGCTTCATCGCTGCCATCCATGTCCTGCTCGCACCCGGCGACACGGCGTGGGACGCCTTTGACTGGAGCGCGCTCGGTGGGCGAGTGCACCCGTTGCGATGCGGCGGCGCAACCCGCGCCGAGACAGTGGCCAATGGGCTGCAGGCGATTCGAGGGGACATGGACGAGGCAGACTGGGTGCTGGTGCATGATGCGGCGCGGCCGTGCTTGCAGCGGGCTTGGGTGGAGCGGCTGGTCAGGGAACTGGCGGAAGAGGAAGTCGGCGGCTTGCTGGCGATCCCGGTGGCCGACACCCTCAAGCGGGCCGACCGCAACGGCCGGGTCCTCGCCACCGAGCCTCGCGAGGGCTTATGGCAGGCTCAGACGCCCCAGATGTTCCGCTACGGGGTGTTGGCAAAAGCGCTGGCCGCCTCCGCCGCTTCGGAGGTCACCGACGAGTCCCGCGCGGTGGAGATGCTGGGCTTAAAGCCGCGCCTGGTGGTGGGGGATGCGGCCAACCTCAAGGTCACTTTTCCTCAAGATCTGCCGCTGGCGGAGCGGATTCTCAGCCAGGCGGAGGAGCCATGA
- the amrB gene encoding AmmeMemoRadiSam system protein B, with translation MTQVRPAAVAGVFYPGDAQTLALTVTTLLQEADRPGSANSVALLPKAVIVPHAGYVYSGPVAATAYARLRAGRDRMKRVVLVGPCHRVPVRGIALPGVERFATPLGTVAVDQEAAALLRRYPQIVVSPEAHAWEHSLEVQLPFLQMVLGSFAIVPLAVGTASAEQVAEVLEALWGGPETLIVISSDLSHYLPYDVARQVDSATAHAIVSLQHGIDHEQACGAIPVDGLLLTAKRRGLEAQLLDLRNSGDTAGDKARVVGYGAFAFIETKRHVP, from the coding sequence ATGACTCAGGTGCGGCCGGCAGCGGTGGCCGGCGTGTTCTATCCCGGTGATGCGCAGACCCTGGCGCTCACGGTCACCACGCTGTTGCAAGAAGCGGATCGCCCAGGGTCTGCAAACTCGGTTGCCCTGTTACCTAAGGCGGTGATCGTGCCGCATGCGGGCTACGTTTATTCGGGTCCGGTGGCGGCCACCGCCTACGCCCGCCTGCGCGCCGGCCGGGACAGGATGAAACGCGTCGTCCTGGTGGGGCCGTGCCACCGGGTGCCAGTGCGGGGAATTGCGCTTCCGGGAGTGGAACGCTTCGCCACGCCCTTGGGGACGGTGGCAGTGGATCAGGAAGCCGCCGCCCTGTTGCGCCGTTATCCGCAGATCGTGGTCAGCCCCGAGGCCCACGCCTGGGAGCATTCGCTGGAGGTGCAGCTTCCTTTCCTGCAGATGGTGCTGGGGTCCTTTGCCATCGTCCCTTTGGCGGTGGGCACTGCTTCGGCCGAGCAGGTGGCGGAAGTGCTGGAGGCGCTGTGGGGCGGGCCCGAAACCCTCATCGTGATCAGCTCTGACCTCTCCCATTACCTGCCCTATGACGTCGCCCGGCAGGTGGACTCAGCCACGGCCCATGCCATTGTTTCCTTGCAACACGGCATCGATCACGAGCAGGCGTGCGGGGCCATTCCGGTCGACGGCCTTCTCTTGACGGCCAAGCGCCGGGGGCTCGAGGCCCAGCTCCTGGATCTGCGCAATTCGGGCGATACGGCCGGAGACAAAGCGCGGGTAGTCGGCTATGGAGCCTTCGCGTTCATCGAAACGAAGCGCCATGTCCCCTGA
- the amrA gene encoding AmmeMemoRadiSam system protein A, whose product MSPELGLALLKLARGTIAERFGLRADTPPAHGPLAEPGATFVTLSRNGKLRGCIGSLEARRRLYDDVRDNALGAAFRDPRFPPLAREEFDETRVEVSLLSPLEPLPALSQAELLEQLRPGIDGLVFQYGHHRSTFLPQVWETLPEPVDFMEHLKRKAGLPFGFWADGVNVWRYTVSKWKESEEKLP is encoded by the coding sequence ATGTCCCCTGAGCTCGGCCTCGCGCTGCTCAAGCTCGCCCGGGGCACCATTGCCGAGCGGTTCGGCCTGCGCGCCGACACGCCGCCGGCCCACGGCCCCTTGGCCGAGCCCGGCGCCACCTTCGTGACGCTCAGCCGCAACGGCAAGCTGCGCGGTTGCATCGGGAGCCTGGAAGCGCGCCGGCGCCTGTACGACGACGTGCGCGACAATGCGCTCGGCGCGGCATTCCGGGACCCACGCTTCCCGCCGCTCGCGCGGGAAGAATTCGACGAGACTCGGGTCGAGGTCTCGCTGTTGTCCCCCTTGGAGCCGCTGCCTGCGTTGTCCCAGGCCGAGCTGCTGGAGCAACTGCGGCCCGGGATCGATGGCCTTGTGTTCCAATACGGCCACCACCGCAGCACCTTTCTGCCCCAGGTGTGGGAGACGCTGCCCGAGCCTGTAGATTTCATGGAGCATCTGAAGCGCAAGGCCGGACTCCCCTTCGGCTTCTGGGCCGACGGCGTGAACGTCTGGCGCTACACGGTATCCAAGTGGAAGGAATCCGAAGAGAAGCTGCCATGA
- the amrS gene encoding AmmeMemoRadiSam system radical SAM enzyme, with translation MSARAYQGRWWHPLRDGRIQCDLCPRDCKLHEGQRGACFVRQNVNGQMVLTTYGRSSGFCLDPIEKKPLNHFYPGSSVLSFGTAGCNLACKFCQNWDISKSRDMDRLMDQASPEEIARAAERMGAKSVAFTYNDPVIFAEYAMDTAEACHARGIKTVAVTAGYMHDEPRRAFYAKMDAANVDLKGFTEDFYFSLCGGHLQPVLDTLVYLKHETSVWFEITTLLIPGRNDSDEEVRALSAWVMKELGPDVPLHFTAFHPDFKMMDVPPTPPQTLTRARRIAMDEGLHYVYTGNVFDTEGGTTYCPRCGSALIVRDWHRILAYTLKPDGSCPKCGTPIPGRFEAFEGQFGRRRIPVAIRPTPYA, from the coding sequence ATGAGCGCGCGAGCCTACCAAGGGCGTTGGTGGCATCCGCTTCGCGACGGCCGCATCCAGTGCGACCTGTGTCCGCGCGACTGCAAGCTGCACGAGGGGCAACGGGGAGCGTGCTTCGTGAGGCAGAACGTCAACGGCCAGATGGTGCTCACCACCTACGGCCGCTCGTCGGGGTTCTGCCTCGACCCGATCGAGAAGAAGCCGCTCAACCACTTCTATCCCGGCTCCTCGGTGCTGTCTTTCGGCACCGCCGGCTGCAACCTGGCGTGCAAGTTCTGCCAGAACTGGGACATCAGCAAGTCGCGGGACATGGACCGGCTCATGGACCAGGCCTCGCCGGAAGAGATCGCGCGGGCCGCTGAGCGCATGGGCGCCAAGAGCGTGGCATTCACCTACAACGATCCCGTCATCTTCGCCGAGTACGCGATGGATACGGCGGAAGCCTGCCACGCGCGGGGGATCAAGACAGTGGCGGTCACGGCCGGCTACATGCACGATGAGCCACGGCGAGCGTTCTATGCCAAGATGGACGCCGCCAACGTGGACCTGAAGGGATTCACGGAGGACTTCTACTTCTCCCTTTGCGGTGGGCACCTGCAACCGGTGCTGGACACGCTGGTTTACCTCAAGCACGAAACCAGCGTCTGGTTCGAGATCACCACGCTCCTCATCCCCGGCAGGAACGACTCGGACGAGGAGGTACGGGCCCTGTCGGCCTGGGTGATGAAGGAGCTCGGGCCGGACGTACCGCTGCATTTCACCGCCTTCCATCCCGACTTCAAGATGATGGACGTGCCGCCCACCCCGCCGCAAACCCTCACCCGGGCGCGCCGGATCGCCATGGACGAGGGCCTTCACTACGTCTACACCGGCAACGTGTTCGACACCGAGGGCGGCACCACTTACTGCCCCCGTTGCGGCTCAGCCCTCATTGTCCGCGACTGGCACCGCATCCTCGCCTACACCCTCAAGCCGGATGGCAGCTGCCCAAAGTGCGGCACGCCCATTCCGGGGCGGTTTGAAGCGTTCGAGGGCCAGTTCGGCCGGCGGCGCATCCCGGTGGCCATTCGCCCGACCCCCTACGCTTAA